In Desulfatiglans anilini DSM 4660, the sequence GTTCCTTACTTCCTTCGCCGTTGAAAAAATGAACCCGAGCGGTCGGCAGCAGACAAAAACATATCACGCAGGCCGGCGCTCACAGGTTGATCACCTCTGTCTCTGCATGAATGAGTTCCGCAAGGTAGAGCGATTCCAGAAAATCGCGGACATGATTCAGGCACGAGTCGACATAACGTCGATCGTTCCCGATCACGGCGATACCCAGCTCGATCTTCTGCCACTTGTCGTTGGAGTCGATCTCTGCAATCGAGACGTTGAATTTGGCCTTGACCTTGTCCACCATACTGCGGACCACCTTGCGTTTGCCCTTGAGCGAATGGCTGTCCGCAAGAAAAAACTCCACTCTGAGCGCACCCAGGACCATTTGTTCTTAAAGCTCCGCAGCGACTTCCTCGACCTGATAGGCCTCGACCACGTCGCCGGTCTTGATGTCCTGAAAGTTCTCCAGGCCGATGCCGCACTCGTACCCCGTCTGCACGTCCTTGACATCTTCTTTGAACCTGCGCAGTGATGCAAGGCGCCCGTCGAATATGACCACGTCATCCCGCAGGAGCCTGACGCGCGAATTCCGCTCGACATGCCCGTCGGTCACCTGGCATCCCGCAATCACCCCCACCTTCGGGATTTTGAACGTCTCCCTGATCTCCGCACGCCCGATCACCTGCTCCTTGTAAACCGGTTCGAGCAGCCCGGCCATCGCCAGGCGGATGTCTTTGATCGCGTTGTAAATGACGTCGTAATAGCGGATATCGACCTGTTCCTTCTCGGCGATATCCCTCACCCGCGGGTTCGCCCGCACATTGAAGCCGAGAATGATAGCGCCGGAGGCCGCGGCCAGCATGACGTCGGATTCCGTGATGGCCCCCGTAGCCGAGTGGATGATCTTGAGTTTGACCTCCTCGGTGCTGAGCTTGACGAGGGAGTCCGCAAGGGCCTCGAGCGAGCCCTGCACATCCGTCTTGAGGACGATATTCAGTTCCTTGACCGCGCCCTCCTTGATGCGGTCGAAGAGGTCATCGAGGCTCACCAGCCCCCGTTTGGCTTCCTGAGGCCTTGCACGGCCCTTCCGATGCTCGATGATCGTCTTCGCGGTCTTCTCGTCGGGAAGCACGGCAAACTCGTCGCCGGCCATCGGCACCCCGTTGATGCCGTAGATTTCGACCGGGACCGACGGACCGGCCTTGTCCACCCTCGCGCCCCGATGATTGGCCATCGCCCTGACGTGTCCGTAATAATCGCCGATGATGATGTAGTCCCCAGGGCGCAGCGTCCCGTTCTTGTTCAAGACTGTCGCGACAGGTCCTTTCGATTTGTCCAGCTGGGCCTCGATCACGATCCCCCGTCCGGGCTTGTTGGGATTGCCCCTGAGTTCCATGATCTCAGCCTGCAACAGGATCAACCCGAGCAGGTCGTCTACGCCTTCTCCGGTTTTCGCAGATATGTAGCCGAAAATCACCTGCCCGCCCCACTCCTCGGGAACGAGGTCGAGTTCGGCCAGTTCACGCTTGACGCGGTCGATGTTGGCCTCCGGTTTATCGATCTTGTTGACCGCTACGACGATCGGGATCTGCGCTGCACGGGCATGGTTGATCGCTTCACGCGTCTGGGGCATCACCCCGTCATCGGCGGCCACGACCAGCACGATCAGATCCGTAACCTTTGCGCCGCGTGCCCGCATGGCGGTGAAGGCCTCGTGCCCGGGCGTATCCAGGAAGACGATGTCACCCCCATCGGTCCGGACGTAATAGGCGCCGATGTGCTGGGTGATACCGCCCGACTCGCCCGCCGTGATCTTGGAATTGCGAATGTAATCCAACAGCGAGGTCTTGCCGTGGTCGACATGACCCATGATGGTCACCACCGGCGGTCTTGCAATCAGATCCTCCGGCCGGTCCTCCGTCTCTGCCAGGATAGCGGCATCTTCGAAGACCTCCCTTTCGAGTTCGTAGCCGAAATCATCCGCCACAAGGGAGGCTGTCTCATAATCCAGGGACTGATTGATATTCGCCATCAACCCCTGCTGGAGCAGCTTACGGATGAGATCGGCGGATTTGACTCCCATCGCCTTGGCCAACTCGCCGACCGTGGCCGATTCCTGAAACTTGATGCGGCGCTTGATCGCCTTGGGAACGGTGATCTCGGTTTGTCTCGCGCGCTTGGGAGCCTCCCTGCCTGGCTTCCCACCCTTCTTATCCTTCCGCTTCGCGCGACCCTGATAGAGGTCGGCTCGCTCGTAGACTTCTTTCTTGCGCGCCTTCCGCTTTTCCGCGGCCTCCTCGGCTTCCTCGACCTTCCGATCCTTTCTTTTCCTTGCGGGTTTGCCCTTTTTGGCCTTTTCGGCGACATCGCGGGCGATTTCGGCGGGGGTCATGGCTCGTGCAGCAGGAGCGGGCACTTCCTCCCCTTCGGCCTCTTCCGCCACTTCCTTGGCGATCAAATCACGCAAAGGGCCCTCTTCGGCCCGCTTGATGATTTTCGCCGGCTGATCCATCTTTTTCTTCTTGGACTTCTTGCCTTTAGGCTTCCCCTCGCGCGCCGGGAAAACGGTCTCAACGGCTGGTGCGACTTGGACAGGCTCCTCCGCCTCGGCTTCTATGGGTGCCCGCTCAGCCTCTTCGGCCTTCCCGGCCGGCTCCGGCTCCTCTACGGCTTGCACAGCCTCAGCCACCTGCTCCAGCGCTGCCGCAGTCTCTTCAACGGGAAGCGCCTCTTTCGCTTCAATTGCCTCTTCGACCTCAAGAATCTCTTCCGAGACCGAAGGTTCCTCGACCGCCGCCTCCGCCCGCAGAGCTTCCTCCGCCGGCGGCGGGGCCTCTTCCACCGGAGCCTCCTCCGCTGCAGGCGGAGCGCTCACTTCGACCCGGGCTTCGGCCTCTGCCTCCATCTGCATGCTGACAGGCGCCTCTTCAGGAGCTTCAGCCTCTGGAGGGGCTTCCTCGGCCGGGGGGGCAGCCTCGGCGGCGACAGGCTCCTCGACCTCGATCCGTTTTTTCCGGCGCCGAATGACGGTCGGCTTGACGCGCTTCTCCTCGATGACTTCAGCGACAGGGCTCGAGCCAAGTTTTCTGGCTTGCGCAACCGCATCATCGTCAAGCGTGCTCATGTAATTCTTGACGTCGATGCCGGCAGCATTCAGATCTTCGACCAGCTTCTTGCTGTCTACGTTGAGCTCTTTTGCAAGTTCATAAACTCTGACTTTCGCCATTTAACCCCCCAGAAATCATACAGATATCTTTGCAGCCGCGCCGCCCGGAAAACAAGCGGCCTCACCCGTTCCAAGGCGGGTCCGCCGGAATACGTCCCTTCACTTCGCGCTTGAACGCCCTGCGCAGCCGGCCCCCCTCGGAAATCGCTTTCCAGCAATGCGCATCGCGGCAGACATAGGCCCCACGACCTTCGGATCCACCGTACAGAAGCCTTCCCCCCTCCGCATCCAGCGTCAGGCGGAGCATCTCCGCCTTCGGACGTTTTGTTCTGCAGGCGATGCACGTCCTCATCGGGACGTGTCCGCCGCTGCATGCTTTATGCAACGGTTGTATCCCCCGCCTCGGGTGCATCCTCGAATGTCTCCTCTTCGGGCGCGGCCTCCTCAGGCTTTTCGACTTCCCGCCTCGCACGCTCGATGATCTCACCAGCCTTTTCCTCGGTCATGTCAGGCAGCGACATCAGGTCGGCAGTCGAAGCAACAGCCAGTTCGCGGGCAGAGCGAAAACCCTCTTCATAAAGCTCGGTAGCCATCTTTTCGCCGA encodes:
- a CDS encoding DUF503 domain-containing protein translates to MVLGALRVEFFLADSHSLKGKRKVVRSMVDKVKAKFNVSIAEIDSNDKWQKIELGIAVIGNDRRYVDSCLNHVRDFLESLYLAELIHAETEVINL
- the infB gene encoding translation initiation factor IF-2, encoding MAKVRVYELAKELNVDSKKLVEDLNAAGIDVKNYMSTLDDDAVAQARKLGSSPVAEVIEEKRVKPTVIRRRKKRIEVEEPVAAEAAPPAEEAPPEAEAPEEAPVSMQMEAEAEARVEVSAPPAAEEAPVEEAPPPAEEALRAEAAVEEPSVSEEILEVEEAIEAKEALPVEETAAALEQVAEAVQAVEEPEPAGKAEEAERAPIEAEAEEPVQVAPAVETVFPAREGKPKGKKSKKKKMDQPAKIIKRAEEGPLRDLIAKEVAEEAEGEEVPAPAARAMTPAEIARDVAEKAKKGKPARKRKDRKVEEAEEAAEKRKARKKEVYERADLYQGRAKRKDKKGGKPGREAPKRARQTEITVPKAIKRRIKFQESATVGELAKAMGVKSADLIRKLLQQGLMANINQSLDYETASLVADDFGYELEREVFEDAAILAETEDRPEDLIARPPVVTIMGHVDHGKTSLLDYIRNSKITAGESGGITQHIGAYYVRTDGGDIVFLDTPGHEAFTAMRARGAKVTDLIVLVVAADDGVMPQTREAINHARAAQIPIVVAVNKIDKPEANIDRVKRELAELDLVPEEWGGQVIFGYISAKTGEGVDDLLGLILLQAEIMELRGNPNKPGRGIVIEAQLDKSKGPVATVLNKNGTLRPGDYIIIGDYYGHVRAMANHRGARVDKAGPSVPVEIYGINGVPMAGDEFAVLPDEKTAKTIIEHRKGRARPQEAKRGLVSLDDLFDRIKEGAVKELNIVLKTDVQGSLEALADSLVKLSTEEVKLKIIHSATGAITESDVMLAAASGAIILGFNVRANPRVRDIAEKEQVDIRYYDVIYNAIKDIRLAMAGLLEPVYKEQVIGRAEIRETFKIPKVGVIAGCQVTDGHVERNSRVRLLRDDVVIFDGRLASLRRFKEDVKDVQTGYECGIGLENFQDIKTGDVVEAYQVEEVAAEL
- a CDS encoding YlxR family protein, yielding MHPRRGIQPLHKACSGGHVPMRTCIACRTKRPKAEMLRLTLDAEGGRLLYGGSEGRGAYVCRDAHCWKAISEGGRLRRAFKREVKGRIPADPPWNG